The following coding sequences are from one Pseudostreptobacillus hongkongensis window:
- a CDS encoding LacI family DNA-binding transcriptional regulator: MKLTITEVARHAGVSKTTVSRYLNGKYEFMSKETRKKIAKSIKKLEYIPNGMARSLKNKQSKIIGCTIADIGNQFSSYIFKGISDICKKNGYRVLVTEISNNEEDEIKAIDSLISYNIDGLIINTTGSNDDYLIKLNNEKNIPIVLADRSIDQNYIIDTVTIDNYGATYSTLKHLYENKYDKIAFFTYELSNNTRKTRHQAYIDASTKLFNQKDGYTYIYENKDMDSLKNKIIDFLEDGEKTRKAIFCMNGQILLEVLQTFKILGYDNERDDIGLCSFDDWGWAELINKEGITTISKKSYECGVKCAELIMSRLENMNKQIEYIELPTKLIVRGSTKNRSVK; this comes from the coding sequence ATGAAGCTAACTATAACAGAAGTTGCTAGACATGCAGGTGTTTCAAAAACAACAGTTTCAAGATATTTAAATGGTAAATATGAATTTATGTCAAAAGAAACAAGAAAAAAAATAGCTAAATCCATAAAAAAATTAGAGTATATTCCAAATGGAATGGCAAGAAGTTTGAAAAATAAGCAAAGTAAAATTATAGGTTGTACTATAGCTGATATAGGAAATCAGTTTTCTAGTTATATCTTTAAAGGTATTTCAGATATATGCAAAAAAAATGGATATAGAGTTTTGGTTACAGAAATAAGTAATAATGAAGAAGATGAAATAAAAGCTATAGATTCTTTAATATCATATAATATAGATGGTTTAATAATAAATACTACAGGAAGTAATGATGATTATTTAATAAAACTAAATAATGAGAAAAACATACCTATAGTACTTGCTGATAGAAGTATAGATCAAAACTATATTATCGATACCGTTACAATAGATAATTACGGTGCCACTTATTCAACACTTAAACATCTATATGAAAACAAATATGATAAGATAGCTTTTTTTACCTATGAATTAAGTAATAACACAAGAAAGACAAGACATCAAGCATATATAGATGCTTCTACTAAATTATTTAATCAAAAAGATGGTTACACATATATTTATGAAAATAAAGATATGGATAGTTTAAAAAACAAGATTATAGATTTTTTAGAAGACGGTGAAAAAACTAGAAAAGCCATATTCTGTATGAATGGTCAAATACTACTTGAAGTATTACAGACATTTAAAATACTAGGTTATGATAATGAAAGAGATGATATAGGATTATGTAGTTTTGATGATTGGGGTTGGGCAGAACTAATAAATAAAGAAGGTATCACCACTATAAGTAAAAAATCTTATGAATGTGGTGTAAAATGTGCTGAACTTATCATGTCTAGACTTGAAAATATGAATAAACAGATAGAATATATAGAACTTCCTACTAAATTAATAGTTAGAGGTTCTACAAAAAATAGGAGTGTAAAATGA
- a CDS encoding 2-dehydropantoate 2-reductase, with amino-acid sequence MKVVIAGSGAMGATYGSMLKKSGHDVVFLDLWQENVDAINQNGIKFINLGVEETLTSKAYKPSEYNGEADLLIVFTKSMQLKDMLNDVKHLISEKTAVLCLLNGLGHIDTLKEFVPKENILMGVTVLTAGMKGPGVFAVSNYGKTEIQNIDEKGKEKALEVVEAINNSGLPCEYSNDILFSIWRKACINGTMNCCCTLLECNMLQLGQTPNIRELLGTIVEEFAAVAKVEGVTLNVEEMTNLVCWFTTEEFAGVKHYPSMHQDLIQNRRKTEIDYLNGYVSRKGKEYGINTKFCDLITILVHGKEKVLIGG; translated from the coding sequence ATGAAAGTTGTAATTGCAGGTTCAGGAGCAATGGGAGCTACTTATGGTTCTATGCTAAAAAAATCTGGACATGATGTAGTATTTTTAGATCTATGGCAAGAAAATGTAGATGCTATAAATCAAAATGGTATTAAGTTTATAAACTTAGGTGTTGAAGAAACTTTAACATCAAAAGCATATAAGCCTAGTGAATATAATGGAGAGGCAGATTTATTAATTGTATTTACAAAATCAATGCAATTAAAAGATATGTTAAATGATGTTAAACATCTAATATCTGAAAAAACAGCAGTATTATGTCTTTTAAATGGTTTGGGACATATAGACACATTAAAAGAATTTGTTCCAAAAGAAAATATTTTAATGGGAGTAACAGTTCTTACAGCAGGTATGAAAGGACCTGGAGTATTTGCAGTAAGTAACTATGGTAAAACTGAAATACAAAATATAGACGAAAAAGGTAAAGAAAAAGCCCTTGAAGTAGTTGAAGCTATAAATAATTCTGGATTACCTTGTGAGTATTCTAATGATATATTATTCTCTATTTGGAGAAAAGCATGTATTAATGGAACTATGAACTGTTGTTGTACATTACTTGAATGTAATATGTTACAATTAGGTCAAACTCCTAATATTAGAGAACTTTTAGGAACTATAGTTGAAGAATTTGCAGCAGTTGCTAAAGTAGAAGGTGTTACATTAAATGTTGAAGAAATGACAAATCTTGTTTGTTGGTTTACAACAGAAGAATTTGCTGGAGTAAAACATTATCCTTCTATGCATCAAGATTTAATTCAAAATAGAAGAAAAACAGAAATAGATTATCTAAATGGATATGTTTCAAGAAAAGGTAAAGAATATGGTATAAATACTAAATTCTGTGATTTAATAACTATTTTAGTACATGGTAAAGAGAAAGTTTTAATAGGAGGATAA